A genomic window from Sporosarcina sp. Marseille-Q4063 includes:
- a CDS encoding nuclease-related domain-containing protein encodes MIIKKNAVPFKLRGLEALDSRLSLSYKKKSSIAEELRIVRAGVNGEKILTNVFQKYSFLDPHYIFHDLNLKSTGLFQLDTLFLSRHGAVIFEMKNIAGKIRFLHESKQLMRTLDNGQIDVYECPSVQLERNKFLLEDWFYSNGLKDVPIRGAAVFPNPRQHFENIPEDLTLLFPLEVPVYLRKLMKSPPILDIQVLDLVAKSLLVAHREYDPFPICEKYKIDIHEIMIGVRCHQCGLHEMTSTARGWGCKSCKYFSRDAYKHAVLDYFMLFGNSMTNRQCREFLHLSSGDKTTRLLKQMNLSFQGENKGRKYSLSLNELEKQLLFLKKE; translated from the coding sequence TTGATTATAAAAAAGAATGCAGTTCCATTTAAATTGAGAGGACTTGAAGCATTGGACTCGCGATTATCTCTTTCTTATAAGAAGAAAAGCAGTATTGCTGAAGAGCTTCGAATAGTTAGAGCTGGAGTAAATGGTGAAAAAATCCTGACTAATGTTTTTCAAAAGTATTCGTTTCTCGATCCCCATTACATATTTCATGATTTAAATTTGAAGTCTACAGGGCTTTTTCAGTTGGATACATTGTTTTTATCACGCCATGGGGCAGTCATTTTTGAAATGAAAAACATAGCAGGAAAAATTCGTTTCCTGCATGAAAGTAAGCAACTAATGCGTACTTTGGACAATGGGCAAATTGATGTTTATGAATGTCCGTCTGTGCAACTTGAACGAAACAAATTCTTGCTGGAGGATTGGTTTTATTCTAATGGTTTGAAGGATGTTCCAATACGCGGTGCTGCTGTCTTCCCAAATCCTCGTCAACATTTTGAGAACATTCCAGAAGATTTAACGCTACTTTTTCCGCTTGAAGTCCCAGTATATTTGAGGAAATTAATGAAATCTCCCCCTATTTTAGACATACAAGTACTTGATTTAGTTGCCAAAAGTCTTTTAGTAGCCCATCGTGAATATGATCCATTCCCCATTTGTGAAAAATACAAAATTGATATTCATGAAATTATGATCGGTGTTCGTTGTCATCAATGCGGATTACACGAAATGACTTCTACAGCTAGAGGCTGGGGTTGTAAATCTTGCAAGTATTTTAGTAGGGATGCGTATAAACATGCAGTTCTTGATTACTTTATGTTGTTTGGAAACTCGATGACCAATAGGCAATGCAGAGAGTTTCTTCATCTTTCATCGGGGGATAAAACAACTCGTTTGTTGAAACAAATGAATTTGTCGTTCCAAGGGGAAAACAAAGGTCGGAAATACTCCTTATCGTTAAATGAGTTAGAAAAACAACTGCTTTTTTTGAAAAAGGAGTGA